From the Shewanella amazonensis SB2B genome, one window contains:
- a CDS encoding branched-chain amino acid aminotransferase — translation MDIKYNLKPASERRTEPFEPQGDVGFGKLRTDHMFMMDYKDGQWQNARILPYGPFEMMPGAMALHYGQSIFEGAKAFMHDDGEIYTFRLDKNAQRLNRSADIVCIPNIPEAVQLEAINALIDVDRLWFPRQEGACLYIRPFVFATEDRLSVSPANQYTFCVVLSPSGAYYGKNLNAIRLLITTQFHRAVSGGTGASKAAGNYAASLRAGKAAAEHGAAQVLYLDSTNQYIEEVGAMNHFHIRKDGTLIIPEFTDTILRSITSESILALGEELGCEVRQETVKLSDFIADIEAGEIVEAGGFGTAAVVSPVGSYIFEDGRIVTVGDGKVGERISHIYKVYTEMQKGLRPAPEGWVRKVERRS, via the coding sequence ATGGATATAAAGTACAATTTAAAACCCGCATCGGAGCGCCGCACTGAGCCCTTTGAACCTCAGGGAGACGTGGGATTCGGCAAGCTTAGAACCGACCATATGTTTATGATGGACTACAAGGATGGCCAGTGGCAGAACGCCCGTATTTTGCCCTACGGCCCCTTCGAAATGATGCCCGGCGCCATGGCGCTGCATTATGGCCAGTCTATCTTTGAAGGCGCCAAAGCCTTTATGCATGACGACGGTGAAATTTACACCTTCCGTCTGGACAAAAACGCCCAGCGTCTCAATCGCTCGGCCGACATTGTCTGTATCCCGAATATTCCGGAAGCCGTGCAACTTGAGGCCATCAACGCCCTGATTGATGTGGACCGTCTGTGGTTTCCACGTCAGGAAGGCGCCTGTCTTTATATCCGCCCCTTTGTATTTGCCACTGAAGACCGCCTGTCGGTGAGCCCGGCGAACCAGTACACCTTCTGTGTGGTATTGAGCCCAAGCGGTGCCTACTATGGCAAAAACCTCAATGCCATTCGCCTGTTGATCACCACTCAGTTCCACCGGGCTGTGTCCGGTGGCACAGGGGCTTCCAAGGCCGCCGGTAACTATGCCGCATCCTTGCGTGCCGGTAAGGCTGCCGCCGAGCATGGCGCAGCCCAGGTGCTGTATCTGGACTCAACCAACCAGTACATTGAAGAAGTGGGCGCCATGAACCACTTCCATATCCGTAAAGACGGCACCCTGATTATTCCTGAGTTTACCGATACCATTTTGCGCTCCATTACCTCTGAGTCGATTCTGGCGCTGGGTGAAGAGCTCGGCTGCGAAGTGCGTCAGGAGACAGTAAAACTCAGCGATTTTATTGCCGATATCGAAGCCGGTGAAATCGTAGAGGCCGGTGGTTTTGGTACTGCCGCTGTGGTATCGCCGGTTGGCTCTTACATCTTTGAAGATGGCCGTATCGTCACCGTGGGTGATGGCAAGGTGGGTGAGCGCATCAGCCACATCTACAAGGTGTATACCGAGATGCAAAAGGGCCTGCGCCCTGCGCCTGAAGGCTGGGTACGCAAGGTCGAGCGCCGCAGTTAA
- a CDS encoding CaiB/BaiF CoA transferase family protein codes for MKQPLKGLRVLDLSRVLAGPWCSQLLADMGAEVIKIEHPDGGDDTRHWGPPYAGGHTQGDAAYFLAANRGKKSLLLDLKNPHDVAQIQKLARHSDILLENFKVGGLAKYGLDYGSLKAMNPQLVYCSITGFGQSGPDAPRAGYDFMIQAMGGLMSLTGAADDGGEPMKTGVAITDLFTGLYAANAILAAIVARQSTGLGCHIDMALFDVQLAMLANQAQNFLASGQNPPRLGNAHPNIVPYQAFACADGHLILAVGNDGQFARFCELAGLHELPHDSRFATNAGRVRHRETLLPLIKAAMLTKSKGEWLALLNDAGVPAGPINTVSEALDEPQAQHRQMQIERDFNGERLPFVGSPVKMDGEALNSPLPPPRLGEHQQELLAWLDGLES; via the coding sequence ATGAAACAACCGCTCAAAGGCCTGCGGGTATTGGATCTCTCCCGGGTGCTGGCCGGTCCCTGGTGCAGCCAGTTACTGGCCGATATGGGTGCCGAGGTTATCAAGATTGAACATCCGGACGGTGGCGACGATACCCGCCACTGGGGCCCGCCCTATGCAGGGGGCCACACACAGGGGGATGCCGCCTACTTCCTTGCCGCCAACCGGGGCAAAAAATCCCTGCTGCTGGATTTGAAAAATCCTCATGATGTGGCACAAATTCAAAAGCTTGCCCGCCACAGCGACATACTGCTGGAAAACTTCAAAGTGGGTGGGCTGGCAAAATACGGCCTGGATTATGGCAGCCTCAAGGCCATGAACCCCCAACTGGTGTATTGCTCAATCACCGGCTTTGGCCAGAGCGGCCCGGACGCACCCCGCGCAGGCTACGACTTTATGATCCAGGCCATGGGTGGCCTGATGAGCCTCACCGGCGCGGCTGATGATGGCGGCGAGCCCATGAAAACCGGCGTTGCCATTACCGACCTCTTTACCGGGCTTTATGCCGCCAATGCCATTCTGGCGGCCATAGTGGCGCGCCAGTCCACGGGCCTTGGCTGCCATATCGATATGGCGCTGTTCGATGTACAGCTCGCCATGCTGGCCAATCAGGCGCAAAACTTCCTCGCCAGCGGCCAAAATCCACCCCGGCTTGGCAATGCCCACCCTAATATCGTGCCCTATCAGGCCTTTGCCTGCGCCGATGGCCACCTGATTTTGGCCGTGGGCAACGATGGCCAGTTTGCCCGTTTCTGCGAGCTGGCAGGATTGCACGAACTGCCCCATGACAGCCGCTTTGCCACCAATGCCGGGCGGGTAAGGCACCGCGAAACCCTGTTGCCACTGATAAAGGCCGCCATGCTGACCAAATCCAAGGGCGAGTGGCTGGCGCTTTTGAACGATGCCGGGGTGCCCGCCGGGCCCATCAATACTGTGTCTGAAGCCCTTGATGAGCCCCAGGCCCAACACCGGCAAATGCAAATCGAGCGGGACTTTAACGGCGAAAGGCTGCCCTTTGTAGGCAGCCCGGTGAAAATGGATGGAGAGGCGCTCAATTCGCCCCTGCCGCCGCCACGACTTGGGGAGCATCAGCAGGAGCTGCTGGCCTGGCTCGATGGGCTTGAGTCGTAA
- a CDS encoding choice-of-anchor H family protein, translated as MKTPFQGTLSSLSIKTLMAAMMLAGSAAYASADTLTGSPIGAPMVSAVGTQLSDKPDSSRYVDDAMASELKARVQQIQAVAAEPKTREQVAAQKETSAKLQRSRQQSYGVYHEFSFYNAFARLFEDRDYDGFHRSFSVTFDADVYSNYPDESVPVYAELYLSRNGGDWVRYFTTETFYIRGANELDDYEVLTTLAQGYGTDHYDVLIDLYEVGYSDIVATISSDDTNDLYALPLESANYDTEEVVIDVEGGGSLGAGALALLALGACLRRRERK; from the coding sequence ATGAAGACTCCATTCCAAGGCACACTTTCTTCCCTGAGTATCAAAACCCTCATGGCAGCCATGATGCTGGCGGGCAGCGCTGCTTATGCCTCGGCGGACACCCTGACCGGCAGCCCCATAGGTGCGCCCATGGTGTCGGCGGTGGGCACTCAGCTCAGTGACAAGCCAGACAGCAGCCGCTATGTGGACGACGCCATGGCCAGTGAACTCAAGGCCAGAGTGCAGCAAATTCAGGCCGTGGCCGCCGAGCCCAAGACCCGCGAACAGGTGGCGGCGCAGAAAGAAACCAGCGCCAAACTGCAGCGCAGCCGTCAGCAAAGCTACGGCGTGTATCATGAGTTCAGCTTTTACAATGCCTTTGCCCGCCTGTTTGAAGACCGCGACTACGATGGCTTCCATCGCAGCTTTTCGGTGACCTTCGATGCGGATGTGTATTCCAACTACCCTGACGAATCGGTGCCCGTGTATGCCGAGCTGTACCTGAGCCGCAACGGCGGCGACTGGGTGCGATACTTCACCACCGAGACCTTTTATATCCGTGGCGCCAATGAGCTGGATGACTATGAAGTGCTGACCACCCTGGCCCAGGGCTACGGCACCGACCATTACGACGTGCTGATTGACCTCTATGAAGTGGGCTACAGCGACATAGTGGCCACCATCAGCTCGGACGATACCAATGATTTGTATGCCCTGCCGCTGGAGAGCGCCAACTATGACACAGAAGAGGTGGTGATCGATGTGGAAGGCGGTGGCAGCCTGGGCGCAGGTGCGCTGGCGCTGCTGGCATTGGGTGCCTGCCTGCGCCGCCGCGAGCGGAAATAG
- a CDS encoding PepSY domain-containing protein, translated as MTHRFLLTLLFGACLHLATPIPVLAKAYAQMNNQGQQQSLKVTSGDQAAGMAASRYPGRVLKVSRSQVGGNPGYRVKMVSDDGKVFYVSVDARTGRVGRD; from the coding sequence ATGACACACCGGTTTTTGCTGACACTCTTGTTTGGCGCCTGTCTGCACCTGGCAACGCCCATACCTGTCCTGGCCAAGGCCTATGCCCAGATGAACAATCAGGGACAGCAGCAGTCGCTCAAAGTCACCAGTGGCGATCAGGCCGCCGGTATGGCCGCCAGCCGCTATCCCGGGCGGGTGCTCAAGGTCAGCCGCAGCCAGGTGGGTGGCAACCCCGGCTACCGGGTCAAGATGGTCAGCGACGACGGTAAAGTCTTTTACGTATCTGTGGATGCCCGTACCGGACGGGTTGGGAGAGACTGA
- a CDS encoding response regulator transcription factor — translation MRLLLVEDDAALAANLGDHLRENLYSVDVAADGELGLFQGLEYDYDAAIIDVGLPKLDGISLVTKLRAEGREFPILILTARDSWEDKVEGLDAGADDYLTKPFHPRELASRLKALIRRSAGKASPVIENGPVTLNTASGEVLLNGERVSLSASEFRLLQFLMMHRGEVQSKTMLTEHIYDQDFDLDSNVIEVFIRRLRKKLDPDNELGLIETLRGQGYRLNLLT, via the coding sequence ATGCGCCTGTTACTGGTTGAAGACGATGCGGCCCTGGCCGCCAATTTGGGGGATCACCTCAGAGAAAACCTCTACAGCGTGGATGTGGCCGCCGACGGCGAGCTGGGGCTGTTTCAGGGGCTGGAGTACGACTACGACGCCGCCATTATCGACGTAGGCCTGCCCAAGCTCGATGGCATCAGTCTGGTCACCAAGCTCAGGGCCGAAGGCCGTGAGTTCCCCATTCTTATCCTCACCGCCCGGGACAGCTGGGAAGACAAGGTCGAAGGCCTGGATGCCGGTGCCGACGACTACCTCACCAAGCCGTTCCATCCCCGGGAACTGGCCTCGCGCTTAAAGGCACTGATTCGCCGCAGCGCCGGTAAGGCCAGCCCCGTTATCGAAAACGGCCCTGTTACCCTCAATACCGCCAGCGGCGAAGTATTGCTTAACGGCGAGCGGGTCAGCCTGTCGGCTTCCGAGTTCCGGCTGCTGCAATTTTTGATGATGCACCGGGGCGAGGTGCAATCCAAAACCATGCTCACCGAGCATATTTACGATCAGGACTTCGACCTCGACTCCAACGTGATTGAAGTCTTTATCCGCCGGTTGCGTAAAAAGCTCGACCCGGACAACGAGCTCGGGCTGATTGAAACCCTGCGCGGCCAGGGCTACCGGCTGAACCTGCTGACCTGA
- a CDS encoding ATP-binding protein, producing MSHSASTPKPVPAAAPAHKQAAAFIDRLSLKTRLFVSAAILVALLLPALGIALFQAFERQALAGSRDELGALIYSVLAQTDVIDGKLEMPPFLNEPQFNVDGSGLYAEVRSGAGEVLWRSGSLIGHGAIPALPSPAPGADAKVFGETLLNDEPLFVMSFTAVYESKGVDVPLSIHILKSQQRYREALTEFESSLWRYLLLALALLAVVLGLWLRWTLKPLSRFEAELKAVEHGDKERIDTDYPTELGPLVHQLNSLLTTEQNQRKRYRNALSDLAHSLKTPLAVLQSHPGLDDAVMEQVDNISHSISHQLKRAQSAGAASWHQGVEILPQAERLTRTLSKIHGDKGIDFELKLAAELVFKGDKGDLTELLGNLLDNACKAARSRVCLSAAKQDGRLRLIVEDDGPGVDESMRDKIFERGIRADTYDKGHGIGLAIVQDLTDAYQGRLLLGRSDLLGGARFEVSFPQ from the coding sequence ATGTCACACTCAGCCTCTACGCCCAAGCCAGTGCCTGCAGCCGCACCGGCCCACAAGCAGGCGGCGGCCTTTATCGATCGCCTATCCCTGAAAACACGCCTCTTCGTCAGTGCCGCCATACTGGTGGCATTGCTGCTGCCCGCCCTTGGCATTGCCCTGTTTCAGGCGTTTGAACGTCAGGCACTGGCAGGCAGCCGTGACGAGCTCGGCGCCCTGATTTACTCGGTGCTGGCACAAACCGACGTGATAGACGGCAAGCTGGAAATGCCGCCCTTCCTCAATGAACCCCAGTTCAATGTCGATGGCTCCGGCCTCTATGCCGAGGTGCGCTCAGGCGCAGGCGAAGTGCTGTGGCGCTCAGGCTCCCTCATTGGCCATGGCGCCATCCCGGCACTGCCAAGCCCCGCCCCCGGCGCCGATGCCAAGGTGTTTGGCGAAACCCTGCTTAACGACGAGCCGCTGTTTGTGATGAGCTTTACCGCCGTCTACGAGAGCAAGGGCGTGGACGTGCCCCTGAGTATCCATATTCTTAAATCCCAGCAGCGTTACCGCGAAGCCCTCACCGAATTTGAGTCCAGCCTGTGGCGTTATCTGCTGCTGGCACTGGCGCTGCTCGCCGTGGTGCTGGGCCTGTGGCTGCGCTGGACTCTAAAGCCGCTGTCACGCTTCGAGGCGGAACTCAAAGCGGTGGAGCACGGCGACAAAGAACGCATAGACACCGATTATCCCACCGAGCTTGGGCCGCTGGTGCATCAGCTCAACTCCCTGTTAACCACAGAGCAAAACCAGCGTAAACGCTACCGCAATGCCCTGTCGGATCTGGCCCACAGCTTAAAAACCCCGCTGGCGGTGCTGCAAAGCCACCCGGGGCTGGACGATGCCGTGATGGAGCAGGTGGACAACATCAGCCACAGCATCAGCCATCAGCTTAAACGGGCCCAGAGCGCCGGCGCCGCCTCCTGGCACCAGGGGGTGGAAATCCTGCCCCAGGCAGAGCGGTTAACGCGCACCTTAAGCAAAATCCATGGCGATAAGGGCATCGACTTCGAGCTTAAACTCGCGGCCGAACTGGTGTTTAAGGGCGATAAAGGGGATTTGACTGAGCTTCTGGGCAATCTTTTGGATAACGCCTGCAAGGCCGCCCGCTCTCGGGTGTGCTTAAGCGCCGCCAAGCAGGATGGCAGGCTGCGGCTTATCGTCGAGGATGATGGCCCCGGGGTGGATGAGTCGATGCGGGATAAGATTTTTGAGCGCGGCATTCGTGCCGATACCTACGACAAAGGCCATGGGATAGGCCTTGCGATAGTGCAGGATCTTACCGATGCCTATCAGGGACGCTTGCTGCTTGGCCGCAGTGATTTGCTCGGCGGCGCGCGGTTTGAGGTGTCTTTCCCCCAGTAA
- a CDS encoding DEAD/DEAH box helicase gives MSGYCFFAPETQELAEKAGIKEKIEDYAEAQRKQTYVLVKPLSKDDSEYDYECAVVIFSSGSRPCFIDLDDNKDKFDDYIEDFFDDISFLSEKFKYRTKIGRKKHWIDLFDCCTADELDLASLSLEKPSEKRVSDLLTSLVIGSVNDVDKINIEAESLLELVKSKIVLFDTDQTGFVFKSNAGKKYVIQGLAGSGKTELLLHKLKEIYSSEQDARIAFTCYNKILASSMKSRIPDFFDFMRVERQIDWDNKLFCFHAWGSSRDPYSGMYRYICHSYGIPFGNMQAGSFEYLCEKAIEEIKSIPSSEFEFIFDYVFIDESQDFSESFIDLCDLVTEKKLFVAGDVFQNIFRPIDASVARSDLVLKKCYRTDPRNLMFSHALGMGLYEQPVLRWLKPHEWEACGYNYTVQKNNRAIVNRDPLRRFEDMPDDFSSTYIHTIRNRESISLSIFEVIQEIIGRHETIAEGDIAVIFLDSQKYIYDAISQLKSLVAARLGWKANVSFETKRSDPDRFFISNINNAKGLEFPFVICFSLDLHRTRTFRNALYTMMARSFLESHLVVNELYNAELVKVLNDGLDCINTNGYMDIRIPPDDEIANQDDLIIWEDKLSIEDYVRSWCKERKATPRLVGKLINRITTITGDDDYDQGYLDSLLQLEYERNVKL, from the coding sequence ATGTCTGGTTACTGCTTTTTTGCACCGGAGACACAAGAATTAGCCGAGAAAGCTGGCATCAAAGAAAAAATAGAGGATTATGCTGAAGCTCAAAGAAAGCAGACATATGTTTTAGTTAAACCGTTATCTAAAGACGATTCAGAATATGATTATGAATGTGCTGTAGTAATATTTTCATCAGGTTCTAGACCTTGCTTTATTGATCTGGACGATAATAAAGATAAATTTGATGATTATATTGAAGACTTCTTTGATGATATTTCATTTTTGTCTGAAAAATTTAAATATAGGACAAAAATAGGAAGAAAAAAACATTGGATCGATTTATTTGATTGTTGTACAGCTGATGAGTTGGATTTAGCTTCTTTAAGTTTAGAAAAACCATCAGAAAAAAGAGTTTCAGATCTATTAACCTCTTTGGTTATAGGTAGTGTTAACGATGTTGATAAAATTAACATCGAAGCAGAAAGTCTTTTAGAGTTGGTAAAGTCAAAAATTGTTTTGTTTGACACGGATCAAACTGGTTTTGTATTTAAATCCAATGCTGGGAAAAAATATGTGATTCAAGGTTTAGCTGGTTCAGGTAAAACTGAATTACTATTGCATAAGTTAAAGGAAATATATTCTTCAGAACAAGATGCTCGTATAGCATTTACTTGCTACAATAAAATATTGGCATCATCAATGAAAAGTAGAATTCCAGATTTTTTTGACTTTATGAGAGTTGAGCGTCAAATTGATTGGGATAATAAACTATTCTGCTTCCATGCATGGGGAAGTTCAAGAGATCCTTATTCTGGAATGTATAGATATATATGTCATAGCTATGGCATACCTTTTGGTAATATGCAAGCAGGAAGTTTTGAATATTTATGTGAGAAAGCTATTGAAGAAATTAAGTCAATTCCTTCATCAGAATTTGAATTCATTTTCGATTATGTATTCATTGATGAAAGCCAAGACTTCTCTGAGAGTTTTATAGATTTATGCGATCTTGTAACTGAAAAGAAACTTTTTGTCGCAGGTGATGTCTTTCAGAATATATTTAGACCAATTGATGCATCTGTTGCTCGTTCAGATTTAGTTCTTAAAAAATGCTATCGGACAGATCCTCGGAACCTAATGTTTTCCCATGCTTTAGGAATGGGTTTATATGAACAGCCAGTATTAAGATGGTTAAAGCCTCATGAGTGGGAAGCTTGCGGCTACAATTATACAGTGCAAAAAAATAATAGGGCTATTGTAAATAGAGATCCATTAAGAAGATTTGAAGATATGCCTGATGACTTTAGCTCTACTTATATACATACTATTAGAAACAGAGAGTCAATTTCTCTTTCAATTTTCGAAGTGATACAAGAAATTATTGGTCGGCATGAAACGATAGCTGAAGGGGATATAGCAGTAATTTTTTTAGACTCACAAAAGTATATTTATGATGCTATCTCACAATTAAAGAGCCTAGTTGCAGCTAGACTGGGTTGGAAAGCAAATGTTTCATTTGAAACCAAAAGAAGCGATCCTGATAGATTTTTTATTTCAAATATTAATAATGCAAAAGGATTAGAGTTTCCATTTGTTATCTGTTTTTCATTAGATCTTCATAGAACAAGAACTTTCCGTAATGCGCTTTACACAATGATGGCTAGATCCTTTTTAGAAAGCCATTTAGTTGTAAATGAGTTATACAATGCTGAACTTGTAAAAGTATTGAATGATGGACTTGACTGTATAAACACAAATGGATATATGGATATTAGAATTCCACCAGATGATGAGATCGCTAATCAAGACGATTTGATTATTTGGGAGGATAAATTATCAATAGAAGATTATGTGAGAAGTTGGTGTAAGGAAAGAAAAGCAACTCCAAGATTAGTTGGTAAATTAATAAACAGAATTACAACGATTACGGGTGATGATGACTATGATCAGGGTTATTTAGATTCACTTCTACAGCTTGAATATGAAAGGAATGTCAAGTTATGA
- a CDS encoding MFS transporter, which produces MKTKPSLWLMLLLLMFPQIVETLYSPALVSISQAFAVSDTEASQTLSIYFIAFALGVAVWGIVADAWGRRPTMLLGLSVYGISALVALQTDSFAVLMLARACSAFGIAVGSIVTQTMLRDSFDGDALGKVFSLMGLGIALSPVIGMFTGGQLVLLGGHGAVFTLLLFMALVLLGCCVRFLPETFPETVTRTQGTNQSFPLSALAKRMLADWHIWRSALLVAIYNIGLFSYYQLGGFAFARLGLTPEVFGYSGLLLGLGSCVGSYLNSRLIANEVSLQRRLLGAATLLLLGAVSLCLLQGSVWFVLPMCLVVMAFGVAIPNVLSMALSDYKMYAGSAGALLGLMYYLLIGAGLALAGLIEHLGWVLLGCAVAAWAVTLIHRR; this is translated from the coding sequence ATGAAAACTAAACCTTCTTTGTGGCTGATGCTGCTGTTATTGATGTTTCCACAAATAGTAGAAACCCTTTACAGCCCGGCATTGGTGTCGATTTCGCAGGCGTTTGCTGTCTCTGATACCGAGGCATCACAGACTCTGTCGATTTACTTTATTGCCTTTGCCCTCGGGGTCGCGGTATGGGGCATAGTGGCCGATGCCTGGGGCCGACGGCCGACCATGTTGTTGGGGCTGAGTGTCTATGGCATCTCGGCGTTGGTTGCATTGCAAACCGACAGTTTCGCCGTGCTCATGCTGGCCAGAGCCTGCAGCGCCTTTGGGATTGCCGTTGGCTCCATTGTGACCCAAACCATGCTGCGGGACAGCTTTGATGGGGATGCGCTGGGCAAGGTATTCAGCCTGATGGGGCTCGGCATCGCCCTGAGTCCCGTCATAGGTATGTTTACCGGCGGCCAATTGGTGCTGCTCGGTGGCCATGGCGCGGTGTTTACGTTGCTGTTATTCATGGCACTGGTACTGCTTGGCTGCTGTGTGCGTTTTTTACCGGAGACGTTTCCCGAAACTGTTACCCGGACTCAGGGCACGAATCAGTCGTTTCCGTTATCGGCGCTGGCAAAGCGAATGTTGGCAGATTGGCACATCTGGCGCTCGGCGCTGCTGGTCGCCATCTATAACATCGGCTTGTTCAGCTATTACCAATTGGGCGGATTTGCCTTTGCCCGGTTGGGGTTGACCCCGGAGGTGTTCGGTTACAGCGGCCTGCTGCTGGGGCTGGGTTCCTGCGTCGGCAGTTATCTCAATAGCAGGCTGATTGCCAATGAGGTCAGTCTACAGCGACGGCTTCTCGGGGCGGCAACCCTGCTGCTGTTGGGCGCTGTTTCCCTGTGCCTGCTGCAGGGCAGTGTCTGGTTTGTGCTGCCTATGTGCCTGGTGGTGATGGCATTCGGGGTGGCTATCCCCAATGTGCTGAGTATGGCCCTGAGTGACTATAAGATGTATGCAGGCAGTGCCGGTGCCCTGCTTGGCCTGATGTACTACCTGCTTATCGGCGCTGGCCTGGCACTGGCCGGGTTAATAGAGCACCTTGGCTGGGTGCTGCTTGGCTGCGCCGTCGCGGCCTGGGCCGTTACGCTTATCCACCGCCGCTAA
- a CDS encoding AraC family transcriptional regulator yields the protein MAILQLGMAFDADAFSASVIGIAADVGSHDSGVHRHGKGQLLYAPQGCITFAWEDAIGILPPTKAVWIPPHTPHRAVMTNVVAYRSLYFDCSRIVAPASVTMVDVNPLLKALIDKMAFWPWDTPEASMTHSCALFWEEFYAARCHSFRLTIPVDRRFHGFRQQLFRPEFLPPDIDSLAATIGASTKTVTRLFKRDTGMSYQEWRQQWRLLKAIELLSGALPVSEVGFRLGFSSDSAFIAFFRKQTGKTPRHFMQG from the coding sequence ATGGCGATTTTGCAGCTGGGCATGGCCTTCGATGCCGACGCCTTCTCGGCCAGCGTCATCGGTATCGCGGCCGATGTAGGCTCACACGACTCGGGCGTTCATCGTCATGGCAAGGGGCAACTGCTTTATGCGCCCCAGGGCTGCATCACTTTTGCATGGGAAGATGCTATCGGTATCCTGCCGCCCACCAAGGCGGTGTGGATCCCGCCTCACACCCCCCATAGGGCGGTGATGACCAATGTAGTCGCCTACCGTTCACTTTATTTCGACTGCAGTCGCATCGTGGCCCCAGCAAGCGTCACCATGGTGGACGTCAACCCTCTGCTGAAGGCGCTGATAGATAAGATGGCGTTCTGGCCATGGGATACTCCCGAGGCCAGTATGACCCACAGCTGCGCCCTGTTTTGGGAAGAATTTTATGCCGCCAGGTGCCATTCGTTTCGGCTGACCATTCCGGTAGATCGCCGTTTTCATGGCTTTCGCCAGCAGCTGTTCAGGCCCGAATTCCTCCCCCCAGATATCGATTCTTTGGCAGCGACGATTGGTGCCAGCACCAAGACGGTTACCCGTTTGTTCAAAAGAGATACAGGCATGTCGTATCAGGAATGGCGCCAGCAGTGGCGCCTGCTCAAGGCCATCGAATTATTGTCCGGCGCCCTGCCGGTGAGCGAAGTTGGTTTTAGGTTGGGTTTCTCATCCGACAGCGCTTTTATTGCATTTTTCAGGAAACAAACCGGAAAAACACCAAGACATTTCATGCAGGGATAA
- a CDS encoding GGDEF domain-containing protein translates to MEYSDNYQKTYVEGLWQSLLLLTLVGLPLSAMRAFEFQQFVEPCVHLVLAMMVLVLNRYKASFKLTHQVLVVAFIMALVGIVGLTRYGLFSAGLIWLLFSALSMTFFFPRLARKLIIAFVCTALFFALAHSRQWFDITRTVSPENAARSIVVWLSVILPFAILLYSFSKAVGDAYKEMRQDKLNLGIRNKELHSKAHTDTLTELPNRAFFYQQLLQKTQQPGLANAGLALLFIDLDGFKAINDTWGHEAGDTVLRITAWRMQHRLRDSDIICRLGGDEFVLLCNNISSKAALASFAEQINVTVTASIDLPETLVNLSCSIGGVLLPEDGSDIDALLSLADKRMYRAKKAGKNQYCLTDE, encoded by the coding sequence TTGGAATACTCAGATAACTATCAGAAAACCTATGTAGAGGGCCTGTGGCAGTCATTGCTGTTACTGACTCTGGTGGGTTTGCCCCTCTCGGCCATGCGTGCCTTCGAGTTTCAGCAATTTGTTGAACCCTGTGTGCACCTGGTGCTGGCAATGATGGTGCTTGTGCTGAACCGCTATAAGGCGTCGTTCAAGCTCACACACCAGGTGCTGGTGGTGGCCTTTATCATGGCCCTGGTGGGGATAGTCGGCCTGACGCGTTATGGGCTCTTCAGTGCCGGGTTGATCTGGTTGCTGTTTTCCGCTTTGAGTATGACCTTTTTTTTCCCCCGCCTCGCACGCAAACTGATTATCGCCTTTGTTTGCACGGCACTGTTCTTCGCCCTGGCCCATTCCCGGCAGTGGTTTGACATCACCAGGACTGTCAGCCCGGAGAACGCCGCCAGAAGCATTGTGGTGTGGTTGTCGGTCATACTGCCATTTGCAATTTTGTTGTATTCCTTTTCCAAAGCCGTGGGTGATGCCTATAAAGAAATGCGCCAGGATAAGCTCAATCTTGGCATTAGAAACAAAGAATTACACAGCAAGGCCCACACGGACACCCTAACTGAGCTCCCCAACAGGGCCTTTTTTTACCAACAACTGTTACAGAAAACCCAGCAACCGGGGCTGGCAAACGCCGGCTTGGCGCTACTGTTTATCGACCTGGATGGATTTAAAGCGATTAACGACACCTGGGGGCACGAGGCAGGCGACACAGTACTGCGTATTACCGCCTGGCGCATGCAGCATCGGCTGCGCGACTCTGACATTATTTGCCGTCTTGGGGGTGATGAGTTTGTGCTGCTGTGTAACAACATTAGTTCAAAAGCGGCTTTGGCGAGTTTCGCCGAGCAAATCAATGTCACTGTGACTGCGTCTATCGATTTGCCCGAAACGCTGGTGAATTTGTCCTGCAGCATCGGCGGCGTATTGCTCCCCGAAGATGGCAGCGATATCGATGCCCTGCTTTCTCTGGCAGACAAGCGTATGTACAGGGCCAAAAAGGCCGGGAAAAACCAATACTGCTTAACGGACGAGTAA